One region of Daphnia pulicaria isolate SC F1-1A chromosome 7, SC_F0-13Bv2, whole genome shotgun sequence genomic DNA includes:
- the LOC124348657 gene encoding uncharacterized protein LOC124348657, with protein MDQTRRWLSTAVNWTQYSTELLSIHYEDLRKDPRPQLRLILEFLQLPVDERRLDCIEKYPPKKFHRKNRLGEELDEKAIFPERMRHVLDRAIRYVDYRTQQTGNRGLPLDNYSYYNQSSWKGSQPARTVPNQTWIEWISDQWGFRVESLLKDPLTQMLRDEAEANIFYSWNIPFASAFNESKELERDFNSGPPLFIQQFRHAKFPPK; from the exons ATGGATCAAACAAGACGGTGGCTCAGCACCGCCGTTAACTGGACCCAATATTCAACGGAGCTGCTGAGCATTCATTACGAGGACCTCAGAAAGGACCCACGACCGCAGCTGCGTCTCATCTTAGAATTTCTGCAGCTTCCGGTCGACGAAAGACGATTGGACTGCATAGAG AAATATCCGCCAAAGAAATTCCATCGAAAAAACCGATTAGGCGAAGAGCTGGATGAAAAGGCAATCTTTCCCGAGCGGATGAGACATGTTTTAGATCGAGCAATTCGATACGTCGACTATCGCACTCAACAGACGGGCAATCGGGGTTTACCGCTTGACAACTACAGCTATTACAACCAGTCCAGCTGGAAAGGATCTCAGCCGGCTAGGACAGTGCCAAATCAAACGTGGATCGAGTGGATCTCGGATCAATGGGGCTTCAGGGTCGAGTCTCTGCTGAAAGACCCGCTGACCCAGATGCTTCGAGACGAAGCCGAAGCGAACATTTTCTATAGCTGGAATATTCCATTCGCATCCGCCTTTAACGAATCGAAAGAACTGGAGCGGGACTTCAACTCCGGGCCACCGCTTTTTATCCAGCAGTTTCGGCACGCAAAATTTCCACCCAAATGA